From a region of the Tamandua tetradactyla isolate mTamTet1 chromosome 10, mTamTet1.pri, whole genome shotgun sequence genome:
- the UPK1B gene encoding uroplakin-1b — protein sequence MAKEDSTVRCFQGLLIWGNVIIGMCGIALTAECIFFVSDQHSLYPLLEATDNDDIYGAAWIGMFVGICLFCLSILGIVGIMKSNRKILLAYFILMFIVYGFEVASCITAATQRDFFTPNLFLKQMLERYQNNSPPNNDDRWKNNGVTKTWNRFMLQDNCCGVNGPSDWQKYTSAFRVENKDADYPWPRQCCIMNNLKEPLNLEACKLGVPGYYHKQGCYGLISGPMDRHAWGVAWFGFAILCWTFWVLLGTMFYWSRIEY from the exons ATGGCCAAAGAGGACTCCACTGTCCGTTGCTTCCAAGGCCTGCTGATTTGGGGGAATGTGATTATTGGT ATGTGTGGGATTGCCCTGACAGCAGAGTGCATCTTCTTCGTATCTGACCAGCACAGCCTCTACCCGCTGCTTGAAGCCACTGACAATGATGACATCTATGGGGCTGCCTGGATTGGCATGTTCGTCGGCATCTGCCTCTTCTGCCTGTCCATTCTAGGCATTGTAGGCATCATGAAGTCCAACCGGAAGATTCTTCTGGCG TATTTTATTCTGATGTTTATAGTTTATGGCTTTGAAGTGGCATCTTGTATCACAGCAGCAACACAACGAGACTTT TTTAcacccaacctcttcctgaagCAGATGCTGGAGAGGTACCAAAACAACAGTCCTCCAAACAATGATgacagatggaaaaacaatggagtCACCAAAACCTGGAACAGGTTCATGCTCCAG GACAACTGCTGTGGTGTAAATGGTCCCTCAGACTGGCAGAAATACACGTCTGCCTTCCGGGTTGAGAATAAGGATGCTGACTATCCCTGGCCTCGTCAGTGCTGTATTATGAACAATTTAAAAGAACCACTCAACCTGGAGGCCTGCAAACTAGGAGTGCCTGGTTATTACCACAAGCAG ggctgctatggACTGATTTCTGGACCAATGGACCGGCATGCCTGGGGGGTTGCCTGGTTTGGATTTGCCATCCTCTGCTGGACT